A window of the Marinifilum sp. JC120 genome harbors these coding sequences:
- a CDS encoding AsmA family protein gives MSKAVKIIVASVSALVLIVGVAMVLAVVLINPNDYKGEIADAVRDKTGRELVFDGNLELSVFPWIGVKTGGLALSNAAGFSEKNMFSLKSADVSLKLLPLIFGKVELKNVDVVDLQLVLMRNKDGVSNWDDLTGDKKSEKKKDAPSSSGKSELNLSVGGVNIQNARVVWDDRKENVRQAVDDCDIVVEGFAPGDPFKFNVHVALSSTKPEVNADINTSGEASISADFKQLSVKGLNVVVDANGKAVPGGKGQVKLSGDAAVDMIKGAADVAGLVLEAYGMKAQGSLSAAGLNSKAMSFSGDMSIPGFNLKDTLDKMGMGLKTADSKALTSVGMNFNYAGSSKGVEIKDLQVNLDETIIKGLFSFANPESPNIVAQLGIDKINVDSYLPPAEEKKAETKDEKAAEKKPAEVKQELIPVDMLRKLTLKADLNIKQLIAKKANITDVVVRVRAKDGVLTVKPASFNLAKGAFTSSAVVDVRGKTPLMSVTAGLTGLDGEDLSQQMTGEDKFSGQMSFNTGLKTQGNDMKTVYANLNGKLGFKVLNGYVSGFDLLYLAGDAFSVLTGGAFGHRDSKRTEFGEVSATAVIKNGVADNRDLLMKSPLLRAGGAGKVDLNTMKIDYGLDTKIVGTLEGQGGKGMEDLIGLTVPVTITGDVTDPSIMVDLPRFAAVLAKSGFKVVGSVIEGVGDVLEGIGNTFSGKKKVGSGEEFNEDSKKNPVQEIGGAIKKLF, from the coding sequence ATGAGTAAGGCAGTAAAAATTATCGTAGCGTCAGTTTCAGCTTTGGTTCTGATCGTGGGCGTAGCCATGGTGTTGGCCGTGGTTCTGATTAATCCTAATGATTACAAAGGTGAGATAGCTGATGCTGTGCGTGATAAAACCGGGCGTGAGCTTGTTTTTGACGGAAATTTAGAACTTTCTGTTTTTCCGTGGATCGGGGTTAAGACCGGAGGGCTTGCTCTTTCCAATGCGGCCGGATTTTCCGAAAAGAATATGTTTAGCCTTAAATCTGCCGATGTGAGTTTGAAACTTCTCCCGCTTATTTTTGGTAAAGTTGAGCTTAAGAATGTTGATGTTGTAGATTTGCAGCTGGTTTTGATGCGCAACAAGGATGGAGTCAGTAACTGGGATGACCTCACCGGGGACAAAAAAAGCGAAAAGAAAAAGGATGCACCTTCCTCTTCCGGCAAGTCGGAATTGAATCTTTCCGTGGGTGGGGTCAATATCCAGAATGCCCGCGTGGTCTGGGATGATCGTAAGGAAAATGTCCGGCAGGCTGTTGATGACTGCGATATCGTTGTCGAAGGTTTTGCACCGGGTGATCCTTTCAAGTTTAATGTCCATGTTGCTCTTTCCTCCACTAAGCCTGAAGTCAATGCGGATATTAACACGTCCGGAGAGGCTTCAATTTCCGCAGATTTCAAACAATTGAGCGTGAAAGGTTTGAATGTTGTGGTGGATGCCAATGGTAAGGCTGTTCCCGGTGGAAAGGGGCAGGTTAAGCTTTCCGGCGATGCCGCAGTTGATATGATTAAAGGTGCTGCCGATGTGGCCGGGTTGGTGCTGGAAGCCTACGGCATGAAGGCACAGGGTTCGCTTTCTGCTGCCGGACTCAATTCAAAAGCCATGAGTTTTTCCGGGGATATGAGCATTCCAGGATTCAACTTGAAGGATACGCTTGATAAAATGGGCATGGGTCTGAAAACCGCAGACAGCAAGGCCCTGACCTCAGTGGGAATGAATTTTAACTATGCAGGCAGCAGCAAGGGCGTCGAAATAAAAGACTTACAGGTTAATCTTGATGAAACTATCATCAAGGGATTGTTTTCATTTGCTAATCCGGAAAGTCCAAATATCGTGGCCCAACTGGGCATTGATAAAATTAATGTGGACAGCTACCTGCCTCCTGCGGAGGAAAAAAAGGCTGAAACAAAAGACGAAAAGGCTGCTGAAAAGAAACCAGCCGAGGTCAAACAGGAACTTATCCCTGTTGATATGCTGCGTAAACTGACTCTTAAGGCAGACCTGAATATAAAGCAGCTCATAGCCAAAAAAGCCAACATCACCGATGTGGTGGTTCGCGTCCGGGCCAAGGATGGAGTGCTGACTGTAAAGCCGGCATCGTTTAATCTTGCCAAGGGAGCATTTACTTCTTCGGCAGTTGTAGATGTGCGTGGCAAGACCCCGCTCATGTCCGTGACTGCGGGATTGACCGGGCTTGATGGCGAGGATCTCTCGCAGCAGATGACCGGTGAAGATAAATTCTCCGGGCAGATGAGTTTCAACACCGGACTTAAGACCCAGGGGAATGACATGAAAACCGTGTACGCCAATCTCAACGGCAAGCTCGGATTCAAGGTCCTGAACGGTTATGTGTCCGGTTTTGACCTTCTTTATCTTGCCGGGGACGCCTTTTCCGTGCTGACCGGGGGAGCTTTCGGTCATCGGGACAGTAAGCGTACTGAATTCGGTGAGGTTTCCGCTACCGCAGTCATCAAAAATGGTGTGGCTGATAACCGCGACCTGCTGATGAAATCTCCGCTGCTCAGAGCTGGCGGGGCCGGTAAGGTCGACCTGAATACCATGAAGATAGATTATGGTCTTGATACTAAGATCGTCGGGACTCTGGAAGGGCAGGGCGGCAAGGGTATGGAGGATCTTATTGGTTTAACTGTTCCGGTTACGATCACAGGTGACGTAACTGATCCTTCAATTATGGTTGATTTACCTCGTTTTGCGGCCGTTTTGGCAAAGTCTGGTTTCAAGGTAGTAGGAAGCGTGATTGAAGGTGTCGGTGATGTGCTTGAAGGAATAGGTAATACTTTCAGTGGAAAGAAAAAGGTCGGTTCCGGTGAGGAATTCAATGAGGACTCCAAGAAAAATCCGGTTCAGGAGATTGGTGGGGCGATTAAAAAGTTATTTTAA
- a CDS encoding MerR family transcriptional regulator, whose translation MSVQSEEKIYKIGQAAKLVGLKSYVLRFWEGEFEQLEPIRTPSGQRLYNEAHISLISRIKSLLHDEGLTIEGARKRLDSPDDESVENLQEIDGPGSASVAQLPLFSHENPQSGQDNELLREIRTELLVIKDLLG comes from the coding sequence ATGAGTGTGCAGAGTGAAGAAAAAATTTACAAGATCGGGCAGGCGGCCAAGCTTGTTGGACTGAAATCGTATGTGTTGCGGTTTTGGGAAGGCGAGTTTGAACAGCTGGAGCCGATCCGTACCCCGTCCGGGCAGCGATTATACAATGAAGCGCATATTTCGTTGATCAGCCGGATCAAGAGCCTTCTGCACGATGAGGGGCTGACCATTGAAGGTGCCCGCAAGCGGCTTGATTCCCCGGATGATGAGTCTGTGGAAAATTTGCAGGAAATTGATGGCCCTGGCTCTGCTTCGGTGGCGCAATTGCCACTGTTCAGCCATGAGAATCCGCAGTCTGGACAAGACAATGAGCTTTTAAGGGAAATTCGTACGGAATTGCTGGTGATCAAGGATCTGCTGGGCTGA
- a CDS encoding HD-GYP domain-containing protein has translation MRNAMLKKVSVKRLRVGLHIYLKDIPWFKHQFFRSNFKIKDRSQINEIQGLDCDYVYYDPQRSDCDPLKEDAKVKPVVFQKESSVVKKIKASELKRRKDAYLKTEKQFHSSAKKADKIMQGVLDGRIAFCDEAMQLAHEFANIFLDDVQITLNLINFSASDDEFLYYHPLNVSILSCMLGAELGISDDEMYSLAFGALMHDIGKSKIPKKIIHKRSEMTKAELKLFQMHPLYGVEILSGVRSVDKEVMKIIYHHHVYNVSGGYPSSIEFKSVNILPKIVAVADLYDNLINKRDCEKSLTPHEALASMYRDKPQKLDENILSHFIRMLGIYPPGSMCELNTGEVAMVTSTGDHPLLPNVIVYDPHIPKNKAMILKLGTDINSKVERIISCKDLTPDQLKYLSPKTKLGYYADSKQER, from the coding sequence ATGAGGAATGCAATGCTTAAAAAAGTATCAGTAAAAAGGCTTAGGGTTGGGTTGCATATCTATCTAAAAGATATTCCTTGGTTTAAGCATCAGTTTTTTAGATCAAATTTTAAAATTAAAGACCGCTCTCAAATAAACGAAATACAGGGTCTTGACTGCGATTATGTTTATTATGATCCTCAAAGAAGTGATTGTGATCCGTTAAAAGAGGATGCAAAGGTCAAGCCTGTAGTGTTCCAAAAGGAGAGCTCTGTTGTAAAGAAAATTAAAGCTTCCGAGTTGAAGAGGCGCAAGGATGCTTACTTAAAAACTGAGAAGCAATTCCATTCTTCGGCTAAGAAAGCAGATAAGATTATGCAGGGAGTGCTGGATGGTAGAATTGCTTTCTGTGATGAAGCAATGCAACTGGCTCATGAATTTGCAAATATTTTCCTCGATGATGTTCAAATAACCTTGAACCTTATCAACTTTTCAGCTTCAGATGATGAATTTTTATATTATCATCCACTGAATGTCTCTATACTCTCTTGCATGCTTGGGGCTGAACTAGGCATCAGTGATGATGAAATGTATAGCTTAGCTTTTGGGGCGTTAATGCATGATATCGGGAAATCTAAAATTCCTAAAAAAATAATTCATAAACGTTCTGAAATGACTAAGGCTGAGTTGAAATTATTTCAAATGCATCCGCTATATGGAGTAGAGATTCTTTCAGGGGTGCGATCTGTAGATAAAGAGGTCATGAAGATAATATACCATCATCACGTTTACAATGTGAGCGGAGGGTATCCTTCTAGTATAGAATTTAAATCTGTAAATATATTGCCTAAGATTGTAGCTGTGGCAGATCTGTACGACAATTTGATTAATAAGAGGGATTGCGAAAAGTCTTTAACTCCACATGAGGCTCTTGCGAGCATGTATAGGGATAAGCCGCAAAAATTGGATGAAAATATTTTGTCGCACTTTATAAGAATGCTTGGAATTTATCCTCCGGGCTCAATGTGTGAACTTAATACAGGTGAGGTCGCTATGGTTACCAGTACCGGCGACCATCCTCTTTTACCTAATGTTATTGTGTATGATCCTCATATTCCAAAAAATAAAGCCATGATCCTTAAACTTGGAACTGATATAAATTCTAAAGTGGAGCGTATAATATCATGCAAGGATTTAACTCCAGATCAACTTAAATATTTATCACCAAAGACTAAGCTTGGGTATTATGCTGACTCAAAACAAGAGAGATAA